In Labrus mixtus chromosome 13, fLabMix1.1, whole genome shotgun sequence, a single genomic region encodes these proteins:
- the alkbh6 gene encoding alpha-ketoglutarate-dependent dioxygenase alkB homolog 6, with amino-acid sequence MEHSACHLEDLKQFIINDAPPTVRYIPDFISEDEEAYLLQQVYKSPKTKWTQLSGRRLQNWGGLPHPKGMLAEKIPDWLQTYCEKISSLGAFGGKTANHVLVNEYKQGEGIMPHEDGPLYHPTVTTISLGSHTLLDFYAPISSLEDDDDAPQTEENRFLLSLLVKPRSLLILQDEMYQRLLHGIRPCSQDTLTDKVVNLSAAGALQGETLTRGTRVSLTIRHVPKVLKTKLLLGRK; translated from the coding sequence ATGGAGCACTCTGCTTGTCATTTGGAGGATTTGAAGCAATTTATCATAAACGATGCCCCGCCAACGGTGCGTTACATCCCAGATTTCATATCGGAGGATGAGGAGGCTTACCTTCTTCAGCAGGTGTACAAGTCTCCAAAAACCAAGTGGACTCAGCTGTCGGGCAGACGGCTTCAAAACTGGGGAGGGTTACCACATCCCAAAGGTATGCTGGCAGAAAAGATCCCTGACTGGCTCCAGACGTACTGTGAGAAGATATCCTCCCTCGGTGCGTTCGGCGGGAAAACAGCCAACCATGTGTTGGTGAATGAGTATAAACAAGGGGAGGGGATTATGCCGCATGAAGATGGCCCTCTCTACCACCCTACTGTCACCACCATCAGCCTGGGCTCTCACACCCTACTTGACTTCTACGCACCAATCAGCAGCCTGGAGGACGACGACGACGCACCGCAGACCGAGGAGAACCGCTTCCTCCTGTCGCTGCTGGTGAAGCCTCGCAGTCTTCTGATCCTGCAGGATGAAATGTACCAGCGGCTCCTTCACGGCATCCGGCCCTGCTCCCAAGACACGCTGACAGACAAGGTGGTGAACCTGTCTGCTGCGGGGGCTCTGCAGGGAGAGACACTGACCAGAGGCACCAGAGTGTCACTGACCATACGACATGTGCCAAAAGTTCTAAA